The following proteins are co-located in the bacterium genome:
- a CDS encoding flagellar basal body protein, whose amino-acid sequence MGDGLFGSIKISASGLSGMRTKMDTVAKNLANAETTRTTEGTPYRRERVVFSQTLAEKLGLRALP is encoded by the coding sequence CGGCCTGTTCGGTTCCATCAAGATCAGCGCGTCCGGCCTGTCGGGCATGCGGACGAAAATGGACACGGTTGCCAAGAATCTGGCCAACGCCGAGACCACGCGCACCACCGAGGGAACGCCCTACCGGCGGGAGCGGGTGGTGTTCTCCCAGACCCTCGCCGAGAAGCTGGGACTGCGGGCCCTGCCCC